From the Manihot esculenta cultivar AM560-2 chromosome 14, M.esculenta_v8, whole genome shotgun sequence genome, the window GACAAGTGACAGATATGATTAGTGTGAAGGTGCAAAGGATATAGAGGAGGAAGGAGATATTGGCAAAGCAGTAGCTTGATGTATAAAGTCTTTAAGCAAATCGGGTTTTATTATTTGCCTAGTGGATCTTCTTTGTGTGTGGTGGAATGGTTGAAGCTCTTGTTGAGCAAGGTGAGCATTTTAGGAATTAGAAGGGTGAGCTGGAGAAGGAGCATCGGGAGAAACTAAAGATGTGGTAGGGCAGGAAGTGGATGTTTCACTCACTGGAGATTGGAATTCAATGTCTATTTCTGGAGAGTTAAACGAGGTAGGAAACAAAGGCATAGATGGCCCATAGGAAGCAATGTGCTTGATGGATTGGAAAGGAAAAATGTTTTCAAAGAATTGAACATGCCTACTTACAAAAATTCTCCCAGTTTCCCAATTATATAGTCTGTACCCCTTTTGTGAATCAGAATAGCCCAGTAAAACATATTTGATTCCTTTTTTATCCATTTTATCTTTATTAGGTGCAACATATTATAAGCATATGATAAGCACCTACTCACTCTTAAATGATCAtatgtagttttttttttttatgtaacatTTCATTTGGGGTCAGCCAGTTCAATTTTTTGACAGGCAATCTATTAATAACATATGTGGCAGCAAGCACATATATAGACCATAATTTTTTTTGGCAATTGAGCATGAAATTTGAAGGCTCTAGCAACTTCTAATAGATGCCTATATTTTCTTTCCACTACTCTATTTTTTTGTGGAGTATATGAACAAGAAGTTTTGTGAATTACTCCATTTGCTGTAAACAAATTTTCAAGTTCTGTGTTAAGAAACTCTCTATCATTGTCACTTCTAACAACCTTAATTGCTACTTCAAATTGATTATGCACCATGGACAAGAATTTTGCTATTAAAATAGAACATTGAGATTTATATTGCATCATGAAAGTCTAGGTAGCTTTACTATAATTATCTACCAAAGTTAAGAAGTATTTAGCCCTAATGACATACTAAATCGTATATGGGCTCTATAAGTCAATGTGAACCAACCTAAAGGTTGTAGTAGTGTGAGTTTGTGAAAGATGAAAAGGCAATCTATATTGCTTaactaaagaaaaaattaagcaTTGAAAACTATTTTCCATATCAACATTCAATTATGAAATATGTAACATTATGTGAACTAAAGTATGTCCTAGTCTAGCATGCAGTGTAGagaaaatagagtttgaacTAGGACTTTCTTTATTAGTAGAATGATTAGAAAAGTATGGTATTTACAATTGGTATAGAAGCTTTGTGTAAAGACCAACATATAAACTATTTAAGTTTTGTAGATTTTGACCTATGAAAGAGGATAAGAAGCCCAATTTATTTATTCTATATAGACTTTCTTCCTCCTTTTCAACTGCTATAACAATATCAGTATGTTGGTCCTGGTACACACAACATGTGGAATAAAAAATGAGCTTAAACTGAGTATTTTTTAGGAGTTTACTAACTGACAATAAGTTGTACTAAAAGTTAGGAATGTATAgaacattttataaaatgagGTTTGAATTCAAAGTTATGTTTCCACTCTGAGAAACCTTAGTGGTTATGCCATTAGGTAAATGAACAAGAGTAAGAGTGAGCAAGAAAGTCAAAGAGTCAAAACAATGTTTAGTAGTACCAGTATCTATAATCCATAAATTGGTATCATAAACAGTAGCAGCAAGAATACTAACAAAGTGAGAATTATCAGCAAAATTAGACATGTTCTGTGAACTTTTTCCTTGAGTGGATTCCACACAAGCAACACTCTTACCTTTGACCATCCTACTAAATTCAGTTCGAAGAGTATCAATAGAGTGTCAAATTCTTCTAGCCTATCATTCTCTAGAGAGAAATCAAGTGGAGTTTCACACTGAGTCTCCACTATAGCAGCTAATTTGCTACTGCTTCCCCCTATTTTTCCCCTGCTTTGCCTACTCCCTAAGTtctatcatttgattttatttttagatttaaacTAATTCGGAGACTCTATTAATTTAAAGTATCCATCTCTATTGTGGCCATCCATATTACAATATGTACAATGACCTTTCTTATAGTTATATTTCTTATGCTCTCTTTTATGGCTTTGGAAATTAGGCTGTGTCTTATTGAAAAGTGCCACAGACTCAGAATTCTCAGAAAAGGTGGATGAAATTTGCTTTTGAGTTTCAAATTTCATCAACATGGAATAGGCCTTGCTAACTGATGGTAATGGATCATTCATCAGCACTCGATCCTTCACTGGCTCAAAAACATCATTGAGCCCCATCAAGAATCGCATAACCTTCTGCTTATTATAGATTACATCCATTATCTTTGAAACTTCACAAATACAAGGTGGTAAAATCTCCATAGTACTAACTCATCCCATAGCTGCTTTAATCTAGTAAAATACATAGATACAAAAACATTCTCTTGCAAGATGGAGGGTATTCTCCTTTTCATTTAATAGATCATAGCTACGTTGCACTCACCATATCACTCAGCGATTTCTAGCCATAGTTCTCTAACAGAGGTAGTGTAGATGAACCCTTCTACCAGGTCTTTAGATATCATATTCAATATCCACGATGTGACTATTAGTCACACTGTTGCCAAACCTTGTAGGTTTCAGACTCTATTTTTGGTACTTTCAATGTACCATCTATAAATCTTAACTTCTGTTTAATATTCTGATTGCTTTTGACCAGAATTGATAATTCATTTCACCTAAACATGCAGACCAAAATCATACCTGGATGATGATTGGAGTTATGCAATTTTATCGTATCTACATCCATTAGCTCTTCTCATATAGCACAAACATTATCTTTCTCCATATTCATTTGAGATGAAGATTCTGCTATCCATTCCTTGCTTCAAGTGCTTCGTTCTCTGAAGATTCGCCGATGATTAAAAGAGATCTAGATCAGATCTAAGGTTTTCTTAGTGGTTATCCGTTCTAATACCATGTAGAAAGTATGAAGAAGATTCGAGAGAGAGAAATAGATTTGAAGAAATGTATTCAGATGATATTATTGAGTTTTATGAGAAAATAAATCAAGTTATCCGATACATTCAACCAAATAGTATTTATAGCCCCAGTAATTAGAGCAGGAAAAGAGTAAGCTATCTACCATTTACAATTGTAATAGAAAAATCTAGAAAAATAACTCTAATAATGACAACAACTTCTATAGTCTTATTTAGTAAGCTTATGTTAATATAATAAGAGAATTAAACTCAAACTCTTGataaacttttataaattaaatctaaattttttaaaatttaattctgcATAGTTTAATTATACTTTTAGAACTTGCAGATATTAGATTATTAAGATTTACAAATTCATTTTTAGAACTTGCAGATATTGGATCATTAAGATTTACAAATTCATTCTTTACAAATTTgtgagttaatttatatatatacttatttaattaaaattatttaattttaaatttattaattttaaactaaaacatATTGTACcgataaataaattgaattattcgTAAATTATTTAAGATTAAACTCGTTAAAACATCAAATTGTCAAACTCGTTTATCAAAGCAATCAAATTTgagtttattaattatttcaaactcgaattcgaaaaaattttaacgaatcaAATTTAAACTCTTCAAAATTCAGATCTTTCGATTCATTTACACtacaatatatattaaatatatatactaaattcgttaatttatatatggattgtaatattttattttaacaaaattacGTTCTTTCAATTTATAAATGAAGATGGTAGCAATCAATCTAActcttttgtaattttaattactaaCGAGTTTTATAGacttaatatagaaaaatatggTAATTCTTAAAATCTTGCTGTCTTATGACATAAAAAGAATTACTAAAATCTTATTGGCCATTGAATAAAACTATTATatcatgtaaaaaaattaatagaaaattatacatacaaaattaaatcataaataaataaatatatatatatatatatataaaatagaaatattatcaaaagaggagaaatttttttttttcaataaaaagcaaatattttaatacaaattaaaatatatgctctaaataaaaattgataaaatcacAAGgcacttttttatatttttttcttttatttatgtaCTTATTggtaaaattcaatttaatccatttttaacttttaatctaaattagcccaaaattttcaatttaacttAATAATCAACCTAAAGAACTTAAGCTTCTTTCTTTTTAGGTTAAAATTGAGCTTAGATTGATGCTTttcttttacataaaaaattgaaaatagacTAAATTGAACATTCTCAACAAGTTCAAGGGTGGAATTAAATATTTAGCTTCCATAAATGCCCCTCAGCTCCTCTAGGAAATGCTTGAACAACGAAATCCTCTGCAACAGATATACGAAATCAGGATCGTTGATAGTGGTCACAGTGGAATTCTGCAGTTTTTTGTAAACTCTGATTTGACCTTACCTTGTATTCCTCCTCAACCCTTTTCAAGTTATAGAAACAGCTGGTTTCTTTCAAAATAATCTATTTATGgagattttattttgaaaagtacatatatattttagtgAGGTTATTCtcaaaaaagaataattttaatatcttgGTTATTGTGTCAAATATTTCAAGACGTAAATATTGATGAATGTGAGATCCGGAATGGTTAAGGCTACCATACATGGAAATTAATCTTTAAAAATTCTCTATGGAATGTTTAAAGTAGTGAACGAGAATAATAACGATATTAAGTGATATATTTCAGAGGGATTAAGGTTTGAGAGTTGTAGACTGAGTAAATGATATGACAAAGAAGATAATGTCCTTTTTGGGAGTAGTatggatatatatattaacGCTTGTACGCTTGTACGCCATACACTTATAAGATGTCCTTTCAAAGGGAACGATTGTATTTTTTATAGACTTTTCAGACGATTCATTTATAATGGACAGTTAactcatttaatatttaattggtTAAAATCGCTCCATTCATACGGAGAATCGGATATCAGAGATCGTAGCTCATGAACTCCGAATCACAGAAGGATTGGATTAGTGAGAGATTGAACTCTTTTCAATCGTACATTATATTAGCTATGACTAGATCTATGAGccctaatttattataattaatagtgttcataatattttaatttagacaaaaatatatattttatatgttattaaacATATACGAGTAAAACAGTGAACATAAAAATGTATAAATATTCCATTTTCAAATATAAGTAtagtatttgaaatatttaagttAATATTAAATCAATTCAGATAATAATCAATagaaatattcaatttaataaaacacattttttactaaaaaaaattaattcagatAATAATCATCATActatttttatgataataataataaacagaatataataaaaaaattatcagaaaatctaaaacttttagttttaatttaattaattttatctttatttgaATGTATATTGAATATAGAATAATatgaatgaattttttttaaatttgattcattatctgcaaaaataatcaaatgaaattttttctttaaagaaaaagaaaattataaaaatatatggtTGTGGTACAAATATTAGAACAGTAGAATCTGCAGAGCAGATAAACAGTAGAAAATCATTCTGTTTTCATACGTAAGAACTGTGAAGAAACAATACAAAAAAGATTTGGCATTACACAAAAACAGTAACGAATTTGGATTTTCTGTAAGAAAAAGTCACTGAGAGAATGAATCAGTGGAAATAATAAAGACAAAGGAAGCAGCAGTGTCTACTCCTACACAGAAATAAAGTGTACGATCAAAGCTCCCCATTACTCGAGAAACACCCCATGAACTGTAACTTTCATCGATGTAAAAAGACACAAAGACATGAAACATAAAATGCCAAACACTTCAATGTCTGTTCTCTGACTGattccattaatataattaatttcttttgcatgcatgtGTCAATCTAGAGTTTTCTTTCTTAATATGATGCCGTTTTGTGATAATAGTGATCTTTCTTGTATAAGAGCAGATATGGGAAAAAGTAGGCTACTCTTTGGAGGAAATGGAGAGTAATAGGATTACTAGTAAGggaaaagaagatgaagaagcaGAGGCTGAGGCTGAGGCTGAGGCTGAGGCTCTCAAGAAGAGAATCTCTAGCCATCCTTTGTATGGACTCTTGGTTCAGACTCACATGGACTGTTTAAAGGTTTCTCTAATTTCTctgtctttctctttcttttctttgtaTGAACTCTTTGGTTTCTTGAGAGTGAACCCCATAAAATCATCTACCATTTTCATTATTTTGTTGGGCTTTTAgccatctctttctctctctctctctgtgtgtgATGAAAGAGAGCAGACAGAAAAATTCAAGTCTATAACTTTAACTAGGTTAACTCCTTTATATTCTATAACTCTTCATGGCAGATCCATCACGTAGATTATCAGACAGTTTTACTAAACTGGTGATCTATAGTGATTGAGTAAATGATCAGAGattcaaaggaaaaaaaagaataaaaaatagtaGCACTATCTTGATGATCTACAATTTCTTTTTCAGGTTGGTAGCGTTGATGATGCAGATCAAAGCCATGGGAATATGAAGCAGAAGCTAGCTGCTGGTACAGTGCCCAGTTCAAGCTTGTTAACTCAGCCAGAGCTTGATCATTTCATGGTGACCTaaatttctctttttctcttatttAATCAATATATAAGCGAATTTCAcctatgttatttattttttgaattacgTATGAAACCTTGggtgaagaaaataaaaacatataatttcCTACAAGTCAGGGGAGATGACAAATAGAgacaatatttattttctccGAGAAAGTGGGGTTTGAAGAGCCTTTCGTGGATAGGATTATGTATATTTAGAAAATCAAAAAATGAaagtattaaattatattttgttgCTCAATTTTTCATGAGACATTGGTAAGCGAAAAATCAGTTGATAAACTGAAAGAGGCCAGGGCATGCAGGAAGCTTATTGCTTAGCTCTAAGCAAGTTGAAAGAAGCAATGGAAGAACCTCAGCATGAAACAGTAGCTTTCATCAAAACCATGCACATGCAACTTAGAGACCTCACCACAAACTATCCTCAATCTCCTGATGATCCTTCCACCACTTCATCAGATCTCAGGTCAGTAACCTAACCTCTAATCCTTTCTTCTCCTTTGTCTTCTATTCAATCTTTTACACAGTCTAAGTCTTTTTTTATGCTAAGATACTATTTTGGCAAAAAACCTAAAATTGCCCCtgaactatatatataatatatagtaTGAATAAAAAATGCAAAATGCTATTTTTTTTACTCAAATTTACTTCTAAACTTCCATTACGAGACCgaaataattcaaaataaaatcaaatagacAAAAAAATGTAGATTAcactcttaaatttttataagtgaTGATCTTATTTGACTTTTTAGTGATAATTTAAAGGCAAAATTAATGTTTTAGCTAATATTTTGTAGGGTAAATTATACTTTagtctctaaattttaatataattaatgaatcaatttctataattttaaaattgaacacTTAAATTTCTCTATAATCAGTCCGTCCAAATTAGAGATTCCGCCATCTATTTTTACGGTTAAAAGTgtgataatgtttttattatattttgaaataCATAAACTACATTTGAATTCTTGAATTTTAGTACaattaataaatcagtttctatatttttaaaagtatacaCTTGAGTTTTTCTATAATCAGTCATTGttcatctattataatttaaacattttaatttttcattttttatttaaaatgacacTTAAGTCCCCATTAACTTGTAtttataatatctcatttaaccaaattttaacactttttatttttcaattttcattcattaaaatacttcaatacttataattttaaaatttaataaaatatttacaattttaactatttttaagtggtatcaagtaaattttaagtaaattataaatttttataaaaagtattttaagaAGAAATTGTACTTTTAGAAAAAGTTCGACCATCCATTAATTTCGAACTAATATCTATAATGGATGCAAGAACTATCATTTTAGACTGattaaatatagagaaatttaatgatttaattttaaaaatataaagattatttcgtcaattatgctaaaatttaagGATCAAGATGTAATTTACACAATATAACATTCTCACCCATATTGAAAAAGATATAAGGGTTTATGaggatattttaaatatttgaaatatttattctcctTTTAACCGACTGActaacaaaattatatataaaataactatcgatttagataaaataattatatataaaatttaaatatttaattttaaaaataaagagatgaatttgatgaattaaaatataatttgtcCTATTTTATAACAAACTGACTTGAAAAATAGTGAAAACCATAAGACATTTTATTTATGTAGGGCTAAGATTATGCAACTACGATGAACACAGTAGAGGTACTAATTCCATTTGACTGTGGAAATTGTTGTGCAGGAGGAAGCATGAATAGATATATAGCTAGCTAGTGCATGATGGACCCACTCCCCGAGGATGAACAAAATGCAGagtttcttttgtctgctaattaattatattcaaaAACTTTGTCTCAGGAGTTTTCATGTAACATAATACTAGCAGCTATGAATTAGAAGTACGCTCCATCTTAACATTtaagtgtatttttttttaatttattctgttAAATTTAAACAGCCTCTAAtttaacatatttaaaatttttataaaaaatatattatttttattttaaattaatataaaatttaacatatttttttattatttttaagaaattaatccATTACGGTTCATGCATGTTCCTCACAATAACATTGTCTCTAAGAATTGCAACTTGTTTTCTTCTCAAGCGTGCAATGTGTCTTCACTGGAATGAGGAgcattcggttcaaattgaaaaaattgatcaaatcgaattgatttaaaaatttaattcggttttttatatatttcgattcgatttgatttttaatttcagaaatttttgttatttcggttcgattcggtttactaaaaaaaaactgaaaaaactgaaccgaatcgattagtgataataatatatttttttaataatatagagaaattaaatcattaagattaaaatattttaattaaattttaaaatattaaaaataaaatataaaaaaataaaaaaattattaaaaatcaaaaccgattaaacagaaccgaatcgaaccgaatcagaccggtttagttcaattcggtttctgaccaaaatcaattcgattcgattttcataaacactaaaattttaattttcaatttattcgattcggttcgattttgaaccgaaccgaccgaatgctcacccctacacaTCACTCCTTAacacttatttgtttttttttttgaagtaaagcttcattttatatatgattaaaaaataaaatattttaaagatttttttactaaaacttgtgaaatttaaattaaaatcaagatTTAAAGCTTTCTAGAAAACATTTTGTGAAGGTTTTTTTCTCAATTGTGATATCTTATATGTCACTTTCAAAAATGATAATTATTTCTCAAACATTCAATATCCTtcggttcaaattaaaataaatgattaaattaaattaatttaaaattttgattttgtcttatattatttttttaaatttaaatatttcgatttaatttgattttagttagaaaaatttatcaaaactaaaccgaaccgattagtcaataataatatattgttttcataATATAGAAAATCATATCTTAACCAAAATTGAAATACTTCAATTCAATTTAGAACactaaaaattagttaatttcttaaaaatctAAGGAGCTAATAGTAATTCTCCTTATGTATTAATGTgggaaaagtttttattttatttctctacGCGCATAAtggtctttttattttttattgttgacTTATAAATAATGTTTACTCAGATATTAAATTGTAAATCATCCATTTGAATTTAATATCTCAACTTTTCAATTTGGGTATAATTGtaacataaatttaaaattttggggtAAAAGATAAATGTTTCATATTAATTTACAATTATAaccaaatattttaattttgaactaTAAATTCCTatctttttcaattatattcaaAGCCCAAAATTGATTAGAGACATTTAAAATTTATCCATTAAACTATAAACCAAACACCTAAAGagatggaatttttttttagatatctataataaaattaatgtttaggATGTTTGATTGCTATAATTATAAGTTtagtgaataaaatttaaaatttattctaaattaattttgaattttttctataatttgcAACCAATTAACTACAAttagaaattactaaaaaaattgGCCTTTTATATCGAATTGGATTAGATTTTTCTTTCGTTACATTCATA encodes:
- the LOC110630680 gene encoding homeobox protein knotted-1-like 2 isoform X2, with the protein product MESNRITSKGKEDEEAEAEAEAEAEALKKRISSHPLYGLLVQTHMDCLKVGSVDDADQSHGNMKQKLAAGTVPSSSLLTQPELDHFMEAYCLALSKLKEAMEEPQHETVAFIKTMHMQLRDLTTNYPQSPDDPSTTSSDLRRKHE
- the LOC110630680 gene encoding protein KNATM isoform X1; this translates as MESNRITSKGKEDEEAEAEAEAEAEALKKRISSHPLYGLLVQTHMDCLKVGSVDDADQSHGNMKQKLAAGTVPSSSLLTQPELDHFMGMQEAYCLALSKLKEAMEEPQHETVAFIKTMHMQLRDLTTNYPQSPDDPSTTSSDLRRKHE